In a single window of the Dreissena polymorpha isolate Duluth1 chromosome 3, UMN_Dpol_1.0, whole genome shotgun sequence genome:
- the LOC127875440 gene encoding DDB1- and CUL4-associated factor 5-like isoform X2 — protein MRSWIHGLSVGGDDRRVLVWNVEKALSDIGQPRAMKGQHHSNIFCIGFDITNSTLFSGGNDEQVIVHDIATGETKDVFTHEDAVYGLSPDPTNPSVFASACDDGRILIYDIRDSCADPFCLANYTSSMHSVMYNQVEPRLLATANAKEGVGLWDVRKPKSCLLRYGGSLVQQSSMSVRFNQRGDRLVALRRRLPPVMYGIHSNEPLCEFDHAGYYNSCTMKSISFAGENDQYVLSGSDEFNLYMWAVPEDLSERMYINSAHMVLGGHRSIVNQVRFNPSNHIIISSGVEKIIKVWSPFDLPTKAQKIGTNARERRVYSHEEYINLVLRDGYLTSHDYSHESTEEDPRMMAFFDSLVQRELDGWSSDESMTSNEEALYSRIVQLSQSDIDSDDSLAGINSFPDSDTSYSPFTIAFASVMASQAVEGNDRFPQLNRALENAEQEYSNITASGDENDDDNNNQDEENLRTMESSGADGARSADNMHGSEASAHRLSELVRKKKEEMKTILRRRMKECRDLIHGATQETTANHSDSDTSSVSSLNVEIGEFSGINVPLPTKKVDGASTSTPADEARIHVQRRVKMLNNLRKRIMQSDSDQSDDDFGEKKLSCNGVETEASEENVPERIQFKKLKFTKNQTKSSNQCRAKSQTKSTDSTDWGPFIHQSGGMDDRKLPQDEDRSGKKHSNNFELSSRKGKHKVCELENKKHSKENSESDSNDSESQTCISLNHQRSRRYSASSAKQQQQTEKCDKLRKRTSYHDNKKECEDTRLRSHHRSYRAKSDSLLDGHSSERTGNHSNEHRVLKHSEKTLNHHDTSHRSREIKSEKSHSKFSDSKRRYYGDRKSNSTKDDLISITESERDKHHSDQSHKEKSGGKHGSRKSSSHSVHSNNCLEETGSISVLNKSNCKGGSSNSTTSGATNDFEQPSCSYSTKSSSSHHSSRHSKKSSKDCSDKSSSSDDAEEQSQPTWLEFKRFKNQLKRARDRYSKEKGHKDHKRFSHE, from the exons ATGAGATCTTGGATACACGGGTTGAGTGTTG GAGGTGACGACAGGCGAGTGCTGGTATGGAATGTGGAGAAAGCCCTGTCAGACATCGGCCAACCCCGGGCCATGAAAGGCCAACATCACAGTAACATATTCTGTATTGGCTTCGATATCACCAACTCCACATTGTTTTCTGGCG GAAATGATGAACAGGTCATTGTTCATGATATTGCCAC CGGGGAAACTAAGGACGTGTTCACCCATGAGGATGCTGTATATGGCTTGAGTCCGGATCCCACCAACCCTTCAGTGTTCGCAAGTGCTTGTGACGATGGTCGTATTCTCATATACGATATCAGAGATTCGTGTGCAG ATCCATTCTGCTTGGCCAATTACACCTCGTCTATGCATTCTGTGATGTACAACCAAGTAGAACCTCGTCTCTTGGCAACAGCCAATGCCAAGGAAGGGGTGGGGCTTTGGGATGTACGGAAACCCAAAAG CTGCCTGCTTCGCTATGGGGGAAGTCTAGTGCAGCAGAGTAGCATGAGCGTGAGGTTCAATCAGCGGGGAGACAGGCTGGTGGCGCTGCGCCGTAGACTGCCCCCCGTCATGTATGGTATCCATAGCAATGAGCCGTTGTGTGAGTTTGATCACGCCGGATACTACAACTCCTGTACCATGAAGAGCATCAGCTTTGCAGGGGAAAATGATCAG TATGTTCTGTCTGGGTCTGATGAGTTCAACTTGTACATGTGGGCAGTACCAGAGGACTTGTCTGAAA GAATGTACATCAACAGTGCGCACATGGTGTTGGGTGGTCACAGGTCGATCGTAAATCAAGTGCGCTTTAACCCATCAAACCACATCATCATATCATCTGGGGTAGAGAAAATCATCAAG GTCTGGAGCCCTTTTGATCTTCCAACTAAGGCACAAAAGATCGGCACAAATGCCAGAGAGAGGAGAGTGTATTCCCATGAAGAGTACATCAATCTGGTTCTCAGGGACGGCTACCTGACCTCCCACGACTACAGTCACGAGTCGACAGAGGAAGATCCAAGAATGATGGCCTTCTTTGATTCCTTGGTCCAACGAGAATTGGATGGATGGAGTTCGGATGAGTCCATGACGAGCAATGAGGAAGCACTGTACAGCCGTATTGTACAGCTGTCTCAATCAGACATCGATAGCGACGATTCATTGGCGGGAATCAACAGCTTCCCCGATTCAGATACCAGTTACAGCCCTTTTACGATTGCTTTTGCGAGTGTTATGGCCTCTCAGGCTGTGGAAGGCAATGATCGATTCCCACAGCTGAACAGGGCGCTGGAAAACGCGGAACAGGAGTACTCGAACATAACAGCCAGTGgggatgagaatgacgatgataACAACAATCAGGATGAAGAAAATTTGCGTACCATGGAAAGTAGTGGTGCTGATGGTGCGAGGTCTGCTGACAACATGCATGGTTCAGAAGCGAGTGCGCACAGGCTGAGTGAACTTGTTAGAAAGAAGAAGGAGGAGATGAAGACAATTTTGAGAAGACGTATGAAAGAATGTCGAGACCTAATTCATGGGGCTACACAGGAGACGACTGCCAATCACTCTGACAGTGATACGTCTTCTGTTTCGAGTTTGAATGTAGAAATCGGAGAGTTTAGTGGCATCAATGTCCCGCTGCCAACAAAGAAGGTGGATGGGGCCTCTACTTCCACACCAGCTGACGAAGCTAGGATCCATGTGCAGCGCAGAGTGAAAATGTTGAATAACTTACGTAAACGAATCATGCAAAGTGATTCCGACCAAAGCGATGATGATTTTGGGGAAAAGAAACTGTCTTGTAATGGGGTTGAAACAGAGGCAAGTGAGGAAAATGTTCCAGAAAGAATTCAGtttaagaaattaaaattcaCTAAGAATCAAACGAAAAGCAGTAATCAGTGCAGAGCGAAATCTCAGACTAAATCAACAGACAGTACTGATTGGGGCCCTTTCATTCATCAGAGTGGTGGAATGGACGATAGAAAGTTACCTCAAGATGAGGACAGATCTGgtaaaaaacattcaaataacttTGAGTTGTCAAGTAGGAAAGGAAAGCACAAAGTTTGTGAACTTGAGAATAAAAAGCATAGTAAAGAGAATTCTGAAAGTGATTCAAATGACTCGGAGTCGCAAACCTGTATTAGTTTGAATCATCAGCGCTCAAGAAGATATTCTGCGAGCTCAgccaaacagcaacaacaaacagAGAAATGTGATAAGTTGAGAAAGAGGACTAGTTATCATGACAACAAAAAGGAATGTGAAGATACTAGACTCCGATCCCACCATAGATCATATAGGGCAAAATCAGATAGCTTACTTGACGGCCATTCTAGTGAAAGAACTGGTAATCATTCTAATGAGCATCGAGTATTGAAACACTCTGAAAAAACATTAAATCACCATGACACATCACACAGAAGCAGAGAAATAAAAAGTGAGAAATCACATTCAAAATTTTCAGATTCCAAAAGAAGATATTATGGAGACAGAAAAAGTAATTCTACAAAGGATGATTTAATATCCATAACAGAATCTGAGAGGGACAAGCATCATAGTGATCAGAGTCATAAAGAAAAATCTGGAGGGAAGCATGGCTCTAGAAAATCCTCCAGCCACAGTGTGCACAGCAACAATTGCTTAGAAGAGACTGGAAGTATAAGTGTTCTGAATAAATCAAATTGCAAAGGGGGGTCTTCAAACTCTACCACCAGTGGGGCTACCAATGATTTTGAGCAGCCATCTTGTTCGTATTCAACAAAATCATCTAGTAGTCACCACTCGTCTCGCCATTCAAAAAAATCTTCGAAAGATTGTAGCGACAAAAGTTCCTCATCTGATGACGCTGAGGAGCAAAGTCAACCAACTTGGCTGGAGTTCAAACGTTTTAAAAACCAGTTAAAACGAGCAAGAGACCGCTATTCAAAGGAAAAGGGCCACAAAGACCACAAACGCTTTTCACATGAGTAG
- the LOC127872427 gene encoding histamine H3 receptor-like, protein MSTTTPGDDHNKADEGVVPMTQGVQILAAIGLVMLILLTVTGNAMTVIAYLRDKKLCSVYDFYLFQLGITDLLLSAIILPFYTAYTLMDFAWPFGSAVCKVYLVCDFTLCFQSIMLMLIISLDRLLLIQLGHSYMIKITRRVGIAQVACAWLISFLMFSPAIIGWDTWVGYSTVKSMDCVEEFANDRVFTTITTFIEFIITFVCMTTLNVLIYVKIKQRAEVSSVTSIRLQTVSTMNSANRAATAAPMPSVSRRHRKAAKFLAMLVVAFFLSWAPYSITTVLISFCDDCVNTSLYQFFTVLLWMKSAVNPFLYAFNSRRYWMHFRRYLSCNGRLHLSCNGRLQLR, encoded by the coding sequence ATGTCGACAACGACACCAGGCGATGACCACAACAAAGCAGACGAAGGTGTCGTTCCTATGACCCAAGGAGTACAGATACTGGCAGCGATCGGCCTGGTGATGCTCATTTTGTTAACGGTCACGGGCAATGCAATGACGGTGATAGCGTACTTGCGGGATAAAAAACTCTGCTCTGTGTACGATTTCTACTTGTTTCAGCTCGGCATCACGGATTTACTTCTATCCGCGATCATTTTACCTTTTTACACGGCGTACACCCTCATGGATTTCGCGTGGCCGTTTGGATCCGCCGTCTGTAAGGTGTACCTCGTGTGCGACTTCACGCTGTGTTTCCAATCTATCATGCTGATGCTGATCATTAGTTTAGATCGACTACTACTAATTCAGTTGGGACACTCCTACATGATCAAGATTACAAGGCGCGTGGGCATCGCCCAGGTCGCCTGCGCCTGGCTCATCTCATTCCTGATGTTCTCCCCGGCAATAATCGGCTGGGACACCTGGGTTGGCTACTCGACTGTAAAGAGCATGGATTGCGTCGAAGAATTCGCGAACGACCGCGTCTTCACGACGATAACGACGTTCATCGAGTTCATTATCACATTTGTATGTATGACGACACtgaatgttttaatttatgtaaaaataaagcAACGCGCAGAGGTGAGTTCGGTCACAAGCATTCGTTTGCAAACGGTGTCAACGATGAATTCGGCAAATCGCGCAGCGACAGCTGCCCCAATGCCTTCAGTATCACGACGTCATCGGAAGGCGGCCAAGTTTCTCGCCATGCTGGTCGTGGCCTTTTTTCTCTCCTGGGCGCCCTATTCTATCACCACTGTGCTTATATCGTTTTGTGATGATTGCGTGAACACAAGTTTGTACCAGTTTTTCACCGTTCTTCTCTGGATGAAATCTGCTGTAAATCCGTTCCTGTATGCGTTCAACAGTCGAAGATATTGGATGCATTTCCGTCGGTACCTATCGTGTAACGGCAGGCTTCACCTATCGTGTAACGGCAGGCTTCAGTTAAGGTAA
- the LOC127875440 gene encoding DDB1- and CUL4-associated factor 5-like isoform X1: protein MARINMSSSFNHSLIGLLSRRSINDYVKVGSAFLTKKYADLSKLKTKDLTGHFGCVNAIEFSNGLGEYIASGGDDRRVLVWNVEKALSDIGQPRAMKGQHHSNIFCIGFDITNSTLFSGGNDEQVIVHDIATGETKDVFTHEDAVYGLSPDPTNPSVFASACDDGRILIYDIRDSCADPFCLANYTSSMHSVMYNQVEPRLLATANAKEGVGLWDVRKPKSCLLRYGGSLVQQSSMSVRFNQRGDRLVALRRRLPPVMYGIHSNEPLCEFDHAGYYNSCTMKSISFAGENDQYVLSGSDEFNLYMWAVPEDLSERMYINSAHMVLGGHRSIVNQVRFNPSNHIIISSGVEKIIKVWSPFDLPTKAQKIGTNARERRVYSHEEYINLVLRDGYLTSHDYSHESTEEDPRMMAFFDSLVQRELDGWSSDESMTSNEEALYSRIVQLSQSDIDSDDSLAGINSFPDSDTSYSPFTIAFASVMASQAVEGNDRFPQLNRALENAEQEYSNITASGDENDDDNNNQDEENLRTMESSGADGARSADNMHGSEASAHRLSELVRKKKEEMKTILRRRMKECRDLIHGATQETTANHSDSDTSSVSSLNVEIGEFSGINVPLPTKKVDGASTSTPADEARIHVQRRVKMLNNLRKRIMQSDSDQSDDDFGEKKLSCNGVETEASEENVPERIQFKKLKFTKNQTKSSNQCRAKSQTKSTDSTDWGPFIHQSGGMDDRKLPQDEDRSGKKHSNNFELSSRKGKHKVCELENKKHSKENSESDSNDSESQTCISLNHQRSRRYSASSAKQQQQTEKCDKLRKRTSYHDNKKECEDTRLRSHHRSYRAKSDSLLDGHSSERTGNHSNEHRVLKHSEKTLNHHDTSHRSREIKSEKSHSKFSDSKRRYYGDRKSNSTKDDLISITESERDKHHSDQSHKEKSGGKHGSRKSSSHSVHSNNCLEETGSISVLNKSNCKGGSSNSTTSGATNDFEQPSCSYSTKSSSSHHSSRHSKKSSKDCSDKSSSSDDAEEQSQPTWLEFKRFKNQLKRARDRYSKEKGHKDHKRFSHE, encoded by the exons ATGGCACGGATTAACATGTCATCAAGTTTTAATCACTCGTTGATTGGACTGCTGAGTCGCAGATCGATAAACGATTATGTAAAAGTGGGAAGTGCGTTTCTTACCAAAAAATATGCAGACCTGAGTAAGCTGAAAACTAAGGACCTGACCGGACATTTTGGTTGTGTTAATGCAATCGAGTTTTCCAATGGCCTTGGGGAATATATTGCCTCAG GAGGTGACGACAGGCGAGTGCTGGTATGGAATGTGGAGAAAGCCCTGTCAGACATCGGCCAACCCCGGGCCATGAAAGGCCAACATCACAGTAACATATTCTGTATTGGCTTCGATATCACCAACTCCACATTGTTTTCTGGCG GAAATGATGAACAGGTCATTGTTCATGATATTGCCAC CGGGGAAACTAAGGACGTGTTCACCCATGAGGATGCTGTATATGGCTTGAGTCCGGATCCCACCAACCCTTCAGTGTTCGCAAGTGCTTGTGACGATGGTCGTATTCTCATATACGATATCAGAGATTCGTGTGCAG ATCCATTCTGCTTGGCCAATTACACCTCGTCTATGCATTCTGTGATGTACAACCAAGTAGAACCTCGTCTCTTGGCAACAGCCAATGCCAAGGAAGGGGTGGGGCTTTGGGATGTACGGAAACCCAAAAG CTGCCTGCTTCGCTATGGGGGAAGTCTAGTGCAGCAGAGTAGCATGAGCGTGAGGTTCAATCAGCGGGGAGACAGGCTGGTGGCGCTGCGCCGTAGACTGCCCCCCGTCATGTATGGTATCCATAGCAATGAGCCGTTGTGTGAGTTTGATCACGCCGGATACTACAACTCCTGTACCATGAAGAGCATCAGCTTTGCAGGGGAAAATGATCAG TATGTTCTGTCTGGGTCTGATGAGTTCAACTTGTACATGTGGGCAGTACCAGAGGACTTGTCTGAAA GAATGTACATCAACAGTGCGCACATGGTGTTGGGTGGTCACAGGTCGATCGTAAATCAAGTGCGCTTTAACCCATCAAACCACATCATCATATCATCTGGGGTAGAGAAAATCATCAAG GTCTGGAGCCCTTTTGATCTTCCAACTAAGGCACAAAAGATCGGCACAAATGCCAGAGAGAGGAGAGTGTATTCCCATGAAGAGTACATCAATCTGGTTCTCAGGGACGGCTACCTGACCTCCCACGACTACAGTCACGAGTCGACAGAGGAAGATCCAAGAATGATGGCCTTCTTTGATTCCTTGGTCCAACGAGAATTGGATGGATGGAGTTCGGATGAGTCCATGACGAGCAATGAGGAAGCACTGTACAGCCGTATTGTACAGCTGTCTCAATCAGACATCGATAGCGACGATTCATTGGCGGGAATCAACAGCTTCCCCGATTCAGATACCAGTTACAGCCCTTTTACGATTGCTTTTGCGAGTGTTATGGCCTCTCAGGCTGTGGAAGGCAATGATCGATTCCCACAGCTGAACAGGGCGCTGGAAAACGCGGAACAGGAGTACTCGAACATAACAGCCAGTGgggatgagaatgacgatgataACAACAATCAGGATGAAGAAAATTTGCGTACCATGGAAAGTAGTGGTGCTGATGGTGCGAGGTCTGCTGACAACATGCATGGTTCAGAAGCGAGTGCGCACAGGCTGAGTGAACTTGTTAGAAAGAAGAAGGAGGAGATGAAGACAATTTTGAGAAGACGTATGAAAGAATGTCGAGACCTAATTCATGGGGCTACACAGGAGACGACTGCCAATCACTCTGACAGTGATACGTCTTCTGTTTCGAGTTTGAATGTAGAAATCGGAGAGTTTAGTGGCATCAATGTCCCGCTGCCAACAAAGAAGGTGGATGGGGCCTCTACTTCCACACCAGCTGACGAAGCTAGGATCCATGTGCAGCGCAGAGTGAAAATGTTGAATAACTTACGTAAACGAATCATGCAAAGTGATTCCGACCAAAGCGATGATGATTTTGGGGAAAAGAAACTGTCTTGTAATGGGGTTGAAACAGAGGCAAGTGAGGAAAATGTTCCAGAAAGAATTCAGtttaagaaattaaaattcaCTAAGAATCAAACGAAAAGCAGTAATCAGTGCAGAGCGAAATCTCAGACTAAATCAACAGACAGTACTGATTGGGGCCCTTTCATTCATCAGAGTGGTGGAATGGACGATAGAAAGTTACCTCAAGATGAGGACAGATCTGgtaaaaaacattcaaataacttTGAGTTGTCAAGTAGGAAAGGAAAGCACAAAGTTTGTGAACTTGAGAATAAAAAGCATAGTAAAGAGAATTCTGAAAGTGATTCAAATGACTCGGAGTCGCAAACCTGTATTAGTTTGAATCATCAGCGCTCAAGAAGATATTCTGCGAGCTCAgccaaacagcaacaacaaacagAGAAATGTGATAAGTTGAGAAAGAGGACTAGTTATCATGACAACAAAAAGGAATGTGAAGATACTAGACTCCGATCCCACCATAGATCATATAGGGCAAAATCAGATAGCTTACTTGACGGCCATTCTAGTGAAAGAACTGGTAATCATTCTAATGAGCATCGAGTATTGAAACACTCTGAAAAAACATTAAATCACCATGACACATCACACAGAAGCAGAGAAATAAAAAGTGAGAAATCACATTCAAAATTTTCAGATTCCAAAAGAAGATATTATGGAGACAGAAAAAGTAATTCTACAAAGGATGATTTAATATCCATAACAGAATCTGAGAGGGACAAGCATCATAGTGATCAGAGTCATAAAGAAAAATCTGGAGGGAAGCATGGCTCTAGAAAATCCTCCAGCCACAGTGTGCACAGCAACAATTGCTTAGAAGAGACTGGAAGTATAAGTGTTCTGAATAAATCAAATTGCAAAGGGGGGTCTTCAAACTCTACCACCAGTGGGGCTACCAATGATTTTGAGCAGCCATCTTGTTCGTATTCAACAAAATCATCTAGTAGTCACCACTCGTCTCGCCATTCAAAAAAATCTTCGAAAGATTGTAGCGACAAAAGTTCCTCATCTGATGACGCTGAGGAGCAAAGTCAACCAACTTGGCTGGAGTTCAAACGTTTTAAAAACCAGTTAAAACGAGCAAGAGACCGCTATTCAAAGGAAAAGGGCCACAAAGACCACAAACGCTTTTCACATGAGTAG